A part of Osmerus mordax isolate fOsmMor3 chromosome 10, fOsmMor3.pri, whole genome shotgun sequence genomic DNA contains:
- the LOC136950220 gene encoding endoplasmic reticulum protein SC65-like yields MNQHMDHYRSEYDLDGFLIDQEEQPYEGSFLKAVTIFNTGDFSSCIKHMEQALSQYLHQHQLCHAGCEGASEVPLLKDLYPTLADTYVEALRCKVKCESKLMPNVGGYFVEKFMATMYHYLQFSYYKLNDARSAAPCASSYILFDPEDDVMKQNIMYYRSYSQQWGLEDSHFTPRVEAQRYYNQTSLQKQMLALAEKYLQSDGEDFLGPEVIAIESPESPDVEFEGPGDYEESIYAKWWQPKGKWDIGDSDM; encoded by the exons ATGAACCAACACATGGACCACTACAGAAGTGAATATGACCTGGATGGCTTCCTCATCGACCAGGAAGAACAACCTTATGAG GGCAGCTTCCTGAAAGCTGTAACAATTTTCAACACTGGAGATTTCAGCAGCTGCATCAAACACATGGAGCAGGCTCTGAGCCAGTACCTTCACCAACACCAGCTGTGCCATGCAGGGTGTGAGGGGGCCAGTGAGGTGCCCCTCCTCAAAGATCTATACCCCACCCTGGCAG ATACCTATGTAGAAGCACTGAGGTGTAAGGTGAAGTGTGAGAGCAAGTTGATGCCTAATGTTGGTGGCTACTTTGTGGAGAAATTCATGGCCACTATGTACCATTATCTGCAGTTTTCTTACTATAAAT taAACGATGCCCGCAGTGCAGCACCATGTGCATCCAGCTACATTCTCTTTGACCCAGAGGATGATGTAATGAAGCAGAACATTATGTACTACCGGTCTTACAGCCAGCAGTGGGGTCTAGAAGACAGCCACTTCACACCTAGAGTG GAGGCCCAGAGGTACTATAACCAGACCAGCCTGCAGAAGCAGATGCTGGCATTGGCAGAAAAGTACTTGCAGTCAGATGGGGAG GACTTTTTGGGCCCAGAAGTAATTGCAATTGAGTCCCCAGAGTCGCCCGATGTTGAGTTTGAGGGACCTGGAGATTATGAAGAATCCATCTATGCCAAATGGTGGCAGCCAAAGGGAAAATGGGACATTGGAGATTCTGATATGTGA